A region from the Sandaracinus amylolyticus genome encodes:
- a CDS encoding alpha/beta fold hydrolase, which yields MEVETPSGVVLHVRASGPSEGTGVLLLHGGGQTGASWGRTADALASRGHRVWAPDLRGHGESGRPSDGDYGIDAFVEDGCALVDALAAETSRAPVLVGASLGGIVSLLVASERARPVRALVLVDIALRARGEGVERIVGFMRSTQDGFDSLDEARAAIARYLPHRRAAPTIEGLHRVLRQREDGRWMWHWDPRLLERLEVDAILDGARLHDAARVLDVPLLLLRGGHSDVVSEELARELVSIAPRARWQDVREVGHMVAGDDNDAFTSAVLAFLDQLG from the coding sequence ATGGAGGTCGAGACGCCGAGCGGTGTCGTGCTCCACGTGCGCGCGTCGGGGCCCAGCGAGGGCACGGGCGTGCTCCTCCTGCACGGAGGAGGGCAGACCGGCGCGTCGTGGGGCCGCACGGCGGACGCGCTCGCGTCGCGCGGACATCGGGTCTGGGCGCCCGATCTGCGCGGTCACGGCGAGAGCGGGCGCCCGTCCGACGGCGACTACGGCATCGACGCGTTCGTCGAGGACGGATGCGCGCTCGTCGACGCGCTCGCCGCGGAGACGTCGCGGGCCCCGGTGCTCGTCGGCGCGTCGCTCGGTGGGATCGTGTCGCTGCTCGTCGCGTCGGAGCGAGCGCGCCCGGTGCGCGCGCTCGTGCTGGTCGACATCGCGCTCCGCGCGCGAGGGGAGGGCGTCGAGCGCATCGTCGGGTTCATGCGCTCGACGCAGGACGGGTTCGACTCGCTCGACGAGGCGCGCGCCGCGATCGCGCGCTACCTGCCGCATCGCCGCGCGGCGCCGACGATCGAAGGGCTCCATCGCGTGCTCCGGCAGCGTGAGGACGGGCGCTGGATGTGGCACTGGGACCCTCGGCTGCTCGAGCGGCTCGAGGTCGACGCGATCCTCGACGGCGCGCGCTTGCACGACGCAGCGCGCGTGCTCGACGTGCCGCTGCTCCTCCTGCGCGGTGGGCACAGCGACGTGGTCTCCGAGGAGCTCGCGCGGGAGCTCGTCTCGATCGCGCCGCGCGCCCGGTGGCAGGACGTGCGCGAGGTCGGGCACATGGTCGCGGGCGACGACAACGACGCGTTCACCAGCGCGGTGCTCGCGTTCCTCGATCAGCTCGGCTGA
- a CDS encoding TetR/AcrR family transcriptional regulator, with protein sequence MTRQRLPPDQARERILDAAEKRLRDGGLDAVRVQSIARDLGITDAAIHHHFEGRQGLLEALLRRSGRRLKESLRAIDAADPDVIVEKMAQAYDDEGLAELAMWLHHAGWREGGSGTLSALVETAHAARERCGVRVELEDTARAIAWLHLTLATEPLFGGAVLRSVGLSSAKASRGAQRAWVAEAMRRLLFGGTR encoded by the coding sequence ATGACGCGGCAACGGCTCCCTCCCGATCAGGCGCGCGAGCGCATCCTCGACGCGGCGGAGAAGCGCCTGCGCGACGGCGGGCTCGACGCAGTGCGCGTGCAGTCGATCGCGCGCGACCTCGGGATCACGGACGCCGCGATCCACCACCACTTCGAGGGAAGGCAGGGCCTGCTCGAAGCGCTGCTGCGTCGCAGCGGGCGTCGCCTGAAGGAGAGCCTGCGAGCGATCGACGCCGCCGATCCCGACGTGATCGTCGAGAAGATGGCGCAGGCGTACGACGACGAAGGGCTCGCCGAGCTCGCGATGTGGCTGCACCACGCGGGCTGGCGCGAGGGCGGCTCGGGCACGCTGAGCGCGCTCGTCGAGACGGCGCACGCGGCGCGCGAGCGATGCGGCGTGCGCGTGGAGCTCGAGGACACGGCGCGCGCGATCGCGTGGCTGCACCTGACGCTCGCGACCGAGCCGCTCTTCGGAGGCGCGGTGCTGCGCAGCGTGGGGCTCTCGTCGGCGAAGGCGAGCCGCGGCGCGCAGCGCGCGTGGGTCGCCGAGGCGATGCGGCGCCTGTTGTTCGGCGGCACGCGTTGA
- a CDS encoding glutamate-5-semialdehyde dehydrogenase: METDNGLATEVRRLAERAKQAGRAIAIASTQRKNATLGRAARLLRESTPALIEANRADVERGKAAGLSAAMIDRLTLDGPRIEKMALACEEIARAADPVGSIDEMVRRPNGLLVGRMKVPLGLVGIVYESRPNVTAEAAALCLKSGNAVLLRGGSEAARSNAAIAQLFARALEEEGLDPAAVTLIPTTDRAALAVMVKLSGVLDLLIPRGGEGLIRYVSENATVPVIQHYKGVCHVYVDGDADLELAEKIALNAKVQRPGVCNAMETLLVDAACAKEFVPRVARAMTAAKVELRGDARARALAPDMKEATDEDWDAEYLDLVLSVAVVDGIDGALAHVAKHGSLHTEAIVTRRYDHAQRWIREVDASCVLVNASTRFNDGGELGLGAEMGISTTKLHAYGPMGLEELCTRKWIAYGEGQVRG; the protein is encoded by the coding sequence GTGGAGACCGACAACGGGCTCGCGACCGAGGTGCGGCGCCTCGCCGAGCGCGCCAAGCAGGCCGGACGTGCGATCGCGATCGCGAGCACGCAGCGCAAGAACGCCACGCTCGGGCGGGCGGCGCGGCTGCTCCGCGAGTCCACGCCCGCGCTGATCGAGGCGAACCGCGCCGACGTGGAGCGCGGCAAGGCGGCCGGGCTCTCGGCCGCGATGATCGATCGGCTCACGCTCGACGGCCCGCGCATCGAGAAGATGGCGCTCGCGTGCGAGGAGATCGCGCGTGCGGCCGATCCGGTGGGCAGCATCGACGAGATGGTGCGCCGCCCGAACGGGCTGCTCGTGGGGCGCATGAAGGTGCCGCTCGGACTCGTCGGCATCGTGTACGAGTCGCGCCCCAACGTGACCGCCGAGGCCGCGGCGCTCTGCCTGAAGAGCGGCAACGCGGTGCTGCTGCGCGGCGGCTCGGAAGCGGCGCGGAGCAACGCGGCGATCGCGCAGCTCTTCGCGCGCGCCCTGGAAGAAGAAGGCCTCGACCCGGCCGCGGTGACGCTGATCCCGACGACGGATCGCGCCGCGCTCGCCGTGATGGTGAAGCTGAGCGGCGTGCTCGATCTGCTGATCCCGCGCGGAGGTGAGGGGCTCATCCGGTACGTCAGCGAGAACGCGACGGTGCCGGTCATCCAGCACTACAAGGGCGTGTGTCACGTCTACGTCGACGGCGACGCGGACCTCGAGCTCGCGGAGAAGATCGCGCTCAACGCGAAGGTGCAGCGCCCCGGCGTGTGCAACGCGATGGAGACGCTGCTCGTCGACGCCGCGTGCGCGAAGGAGTTCGTGCCGCGCGTCGCGCGCGCGATGACGGCCGCGAAGGTCGAGCTGCGCGGTGACGCGCGCGCCCGCGCGCTCGCGCCCGACATGAAGGAAGCGACGGACGAGGACTGGGACGCGGAGTACCTCGACCTCGTGCTCTCGGTCGCGGTGGTGGACGGCATCGACGGCGCGCTCGCGCACGTCGCGAAGCACGGCTCGCTGCACACCGAGGCGATCGTCACGCGGCGCTACGATCACGCGCAGCGATGGATCCGCGAGGTCGACGCGAGCTGCGTGCTCGTGAACGCGTCGACGCGGTTCAACGACGGCGGCGAGCTCGGGCTCGGCGCCGAGATGGGCATCTCGACCACGAAGCTGCACGCCTACGGCCCGATGGGCCTCGAAGAGCTCTGCACGCGGAAGTGGATCGCGTACGGTGAAGGGCAGGTCCGCGGCTGA
- the rsfS gene encoding ribosome silencing factor, translating into MATARKKTGNGASGTKKTATKKAATKTAATKTAATKKTTTKKAASKPAAPKTRTTRTKAAPKAAPSANEVARGVALAVAEAALDKKAVNVEIIDVAGKVDYADYVVVMSGTSDRQVNALARGIAEDVEQKTKNKCLGVEGLPGGAWVLMDFGDVVVHIFHHDVRGYYDLESLWIDAARVTVPGPAPASRG; encoded by the coding sequence GTGGCGACGGCGCGCAAGAAGACGGGCAACGGGGCGAGCGGCACGAAGAAGACCGCGACGAAGAAGGCCGCGACGAAGACGGCGGCGACGAAGACGGCCGCGACCAAGAAGACGACGACGAAGAAGGCAGCGAGCAAGCCCGCCGCGCCGAAGACGCGCACGACGCGCACCAAGGCCGCTCCGAAGGCGGCGCCGAGCGCGAACGAAGTCGCGCGCGGCGTGGCGCTCGCGGTGGCCGAGGCGGCGCTCGACAAGAAGGCCGTGAACGTCGAGATCATCGACGTCGCGGGCAAGGTCGACTACGCGGACTACGTCGTCGTGATGAGCGGCACGAGCGATCGTCAGGTGAACGCGCTCGCGCGCGGCATCGCGGAGGACGTCGAGCAGAAGACCAAGAACAAGTGCCTCGGCGTCGAGGGTCTGCCCGGCGGCGCGTGGGTGCTCATGGATTTCGGCGACGTCGTCGTCCACATCTTCCACCACGACGTGCGTGGCTATTACGACCTCGAGTCGCTCTGGATCGACGCCGCGCGCGTGACGGTGCCCGGTCCGGCGCCCGCGTCGCGCGGATGA
- a CDS encoding 23S rRNA (pseudouridine(1915)-N(3))-methyltransferase RlmH produces MKIAIIAVGRVKERGLRDAIDDYEKRIKRYAKLDEIELEDGSTSEVEARFRKAIPARARVVALEVEGRRMTSEKFARYVEQCEIGAVPALAFVIGGSYGLPKSVSDTADLKLSLSDMILPHRLARLFLAEQIYRAFTILRNEPYSH; encoded by the coding sequence ATGAAGATCGCGATCATCGCCGTGGGCCGCGTGAAGGAGCGCGGCCTGCGCGACGCGATCGACGACTACGAGAAGCGCATCAAGCGCTACGCGAAGCTCGACGAGATCGAGCTCGAGGACGGCAGCACGTCCGAGGTCGAGGCGCGCTTCCGCAAGGCGATCCCGGCGCGCGCGCGCGTGGTCGCGCTCGAGGTCGAGGGCCGGCGCATGACGAGCGAGAAGTTCGCGCGCTACGTCGAGCAGTGCGAGATCGGCGCGGTGCCCGCGCTCGCGTTCGTGATCGGCGGCTCGTACGGACTGCCGAAGAGCGTGTCGGACACGGCGGATCTGAAGCTCTCGCTGAGCGACATGATCCTGCCGCACCGCCTCGCGAGGCTGTTCCTCGCGGAGCAGATCTACCGCGCGTTCACGATCCTGCGGAACGAGCCGTACTCGCACTGA
- the hutU gene encoding urocanate hydratase — MTTARTIRAPRGTTLRCKGWAQEAALRMLMNNLDPEVAERPEDLVVYGGTGKAARSWEAFDVIVRELERLGDDETLLVQSGKAVGKFRTHADAPRVLIANSLLVPKWATWEEFRRLEAMGLTMFGQMTAGSWIYIGTQGILQGTYETFVAAGVQHFGGQQSGGKQSGGPWKGRWILSAGLGGMGGAQPLAATMAGACFLGVEIDPSRAEKRKKDRYVDRITSSLDEALAWIDEARKKGDALSVALVANAADVYPELVARGITPDFVTEQTAAHDPLVGYVPPGLTLDQAAALRRDDPESYVARAKQGMAIEVRAMLTMVERGAFACDYGNNIRAHAKDVGVERAFDIPGFVPAYVRPLFCEGKGPFRWVALSGDPEDIEVTDAAVKEVVPNDPHLHHWLDMAEERIAYQGLPARICWLGYGDRHRVGLKFNELVRTGKVKAPIVIGRDHLDCGSVASPNRETEAMKDGSDAIADWAILNALVNTSSGATWVSVHHGGGVGIGYSLHAGMVVVADGTDAAAKRLERVLTSDPGMGVIRHADAGYEIAIDTAEKKGVHVPHRSR; from the coding sequence ATGACGACCGCTCGCACGATCCGCGCGCCGCGCGGCACGACGCTGCGCTGCAAGGGATGGGCGCAGGAAGCCGCGCTGCGCATGCTGATGAACAACCTCGATCCCGAGGTGGCCGAGCGCCCCGAGGACCTCGTGGTCTACGGCGGCACCGGCAAGGCGGCGCGCAGCTGGGAAGCGTTCGACGTGATCGTGCGCGAGCTCGAGCGGCTCGGCGACGACGAGACGCTGCTCGTGCAGAGCGGCAAGGCGGTCGGGAAGTTCCGCACGCACGCGGACGCGCCGCGGGTGCTGATCGCGAACTCGCTGCTCGTGCCGAAGTGGGCGACGTGGGAGGAGTTCCGCCGCCTCGAGGCGATGGGCCTGACGATGTTCGGCCAGATGACGGCCGGCTCGTGGATCTACATCGGCACGCAGGGGATCCTGCAGGGCACGTACGAGACCTTCGTCGCCGCGGGCGTGCAGCACTTCGGTGGCCAGCAGAGTGGTGGCAAGCAGAGTGGTGGCCCGTGGAAGGGCCGCTGGATCCTGAGCGCAGGGCTCGGCGGCATGGGCGGCGCGCAGCCGCTCGCCGCGACGATGGCGGGCGCGTGCTTCCTCGGCGTCGAGATCGATCCGTCGCGCGCCGAGAAGCGGAAGAAGGACCGCTACGTCGATCGCATCACGTCCTCGCTCGACGAGGCGCTCGCGTGGATCGACGAAGCGCGCAAGAAGGGTGACGCGCTCAGCGTCGCGCTCGTCGCGAACGCAGCGGACGTCTACCCCGAGCTCGTCGCGCGCGGCATCACGCCCGACTTCGTGACCGAGCAGACCGCGGCGCACGATCCGCTCGTCGGCTACGTCCCGCCGGGGCTCACGCTCGATCAAGCGGCCGCGCTGCGCCGCGACGATCCCGAGTCGTACGTCGCGCGCGCGAAGCAGGGCATGGCGATCGAGGTGCGCGCGATGCTCACGATGGTCGAGCGCGGCGCGTTCGCCTGCGACTACGGGAACAACATCCGCGCGCACGCGAAGGACGTCGGCGTCGAGCGCGCGTTCGACATCCCGGGCTTCGTGCCGGCGTACGTGCGGCCGCTCTTCTGCGAAGGAAAGGGCCCGTTCCGCTGGGTCGCGCTGAGCGGCGATCCCGAGGACATCGAGGTGACGGATGCGGCGGTGAAGGAGGTCGTGCCGAACGATCCGCACCTGCACCACTGGCTCGACATGGCCGAGGAGCGCATCGCGTATCAGGGCCTGCCCGCGCGCATCTGCTGGCTCGGGTACGGCGACCGTCATCGTGTCGGGCTGAAGTTCAACGAGCTCGTGCGCACCGGGAAGGTGAAGGCGCCGATCGTCATCGGTCGTGATCACCTCGACTGCGGATCGGTCGCGAGCCCGAACCGCGAGACCGAGGCGATGAAGGACGGCAGCGACGCGATCGCCGACTGGGCGATCCTCAACGCGCTCGTGAACACGTCGTCGGGCGCGACGTGGGTGAGCGTCCATCACGGCGGCGGCGTGGGCATCGGGTACTCGCTGCACGCGGGCATGGTCGTCGTCGCCGATGGCACCGACGCGGCGGCGAAGCGGCTCGAGCGCGTGCTCACGAGCGATCCCGGCATGGGCGTGATCCGCCACGCGGACGCCGGCTACGAGATCGCGATCGACACCGCCGAGAAGAAGGGCGTGCACGTCCCGCATCGGTCGCGATGA
- a CDS encoding fatty acid desaturase family protein has protein sequence MEPSQTAPSERPLAASQRVAPDAWPPGRRSAKELLAAAKEFGKEDRARSWFHVVETFGVLAALSATTIAAPWLVVRVIAAVVMGLTIVRAFILYHDYMHNSLLRGSKVAKWIMYGFGVYVLTPPNVWRQTHNYHHANTAKIVGSHVGSYLMVTTEMWKQMTPTQRLVYKAYRHPLTIFFAYFTVFFYGMCVSSFLRNPKKNWDSALAVVLHVAAWIALIALAGFEVFFVAYFLPLFVATMSGAYLFYAQHDFPEMHVQPRETWEYTRAALESSSYMKTGPVMAWFTGNIGYHHVHHLNPGIPFYRLPEAMASIPELQSPKGTTSLHPRDIVACFRAKLWDAEQSRMVGYPEGT, from the coding sequence ATGGAACCGAGCCAGACCGCCCCCTCCGAGCGTCCCCTCGCTGCGTCGCAGCGCGTCGCGCCCGATGCCTGGCCGCCTGGTCGTCGCAGCGCGAAGGAGCTCCTCGCCGCGGCGAAGGAGTTCGGCAAGGAGGACCGCGCGCGCAGCTGGTTCCACGTCGTCGAGACGTTCGGCGTGCTCGCTGCGCTCTCGGCGACGACGATCGCCGCGCCGTGGCTCGTGGTGCGCGTGATCGCCGCCGTGGTGATGGGGCTGACGATCGTCCGCGCGTTCATCCTCTACCACGACTACATGCACAACTCGCTGCTCCGCGGCTCGAAGGTCGCGAAGTGGATCATGTACGGGTTCGGCGTGTACGTGCTGACGCCGCCCAACGTCTGGCGCCAGACCCACAACTATCATCACGCGAACACCGCGAAGATCGTCGGCTCGCACGTCGGCTCGTACCTGATGGTCACGACCGAGATGTGGAAGCAGATGACGCCCACGCAGCGCCTCGTCTACAAGGCGTACCGTCATCCGCTGACCATCTTCTTCGCGTACTTCACCGTGTTCTTCTACGGGATGTGCGTGAGCTCGTTCCTGCGGAACCCGAAGAAGAACTGGGACTCGGCGCTCGCGGTCGTGCTGCACGTCGCCGCGTGGATCGCGCTGATCGCGCTCGCGGGCTTCGAGGTGTTCTTCGTCGCGTACTTCCTCCCGCTCTTCGTCGCGACGATGAGCGGCGCGTACCTCTTCTACGCGCAGCACGACTTCCCCGAGATGCACGTGCAGCCGCGCGAGACGTGGGAGTACACGCGCGCGGCGCTCGAGAGCTCGAGCTACATGAAGACCGGGCCCGTGATGGCGTGGTTCACCGGGAACATCGGCTACCACCACGTGCATCACCTCAACCCCGGCATCCCGTTCTATCGGCTGCCCGAGGCGATGGCGTCGATCCCCGAGCTGCAGAGCCCGAAGGGCACGACCTCGCTGCACCCGCGCGACATCGTCGCGTGCTTCCGGGCGAAGCTGTGGGACGCGGAGCAGAGCCGCATGGTCGGGTACCCCGAGGGGACCTGA
- a CDS encoding glycosyltransferase, protein MEPRISVLLPYRDVAETIDEALSSVLVDREVPIEVIAIDDASRDASAAKVAAFRDPRVVMVRGEGAGIVRALQLGMAHARAPFLARMDGDDVSLPGRFAAQLDALSRDARLAVIGGRVEAFPAHVVQDGMRRYIAWMNALLTPVEHARDLFVEAPLCHPSVMIRRDALEQVGGYRDTEWAEDYDLWMRLDAAGWSLAKIERDVLRWREREGRLTFTDPRYSLERHRALKARFLAPKLAHIARGRALTCWGAGPTGRRFARALEQEGVRFSRFVDIDPRKIGRIARGAPIVGPDVIDRARELIVVAVGAEGARALIRAELTSRGWIEGDEFVCAA, encoded by the coding sequence ATGGAGCCGCGGATCTCGGTGCTGCTGCCGTACCGCGACGTCGCGGAGACCATCGACGAGGCGCTCTCGAGCGTGCTCGTCGATCGCGAGGTGCCGATCGAGGTGATCGCGATCGACGATGCGTCGCGCGATGCGAGCGCGGCGAAGGTCGCGGCGTTCCGCGATCCGCGCGTCGTGATGGTGCGCGGCGAGGGCGCCGGGATCGTGCGCGCGCTGCAGCTCGGGATGGCGCATGCGCGCGCGCCGTTCCTCGCGCGCATGGACGGCGACGACGTGTCGCTGCCCGGGCGCTTCGCGGCGCAGCTCGATGCGCTCTCGCGTGATGCGCGGCTCGCGGTGATCGGCGGGCGCGTCGAGGCGTTCCCCGCGCACGTCGTGCAGGACGGGATGCGCCGCTACATCGCGTGGATGAACGCGCTGCTCACGCCGGTGGAGCACGCACGCGATCTCTTCGTCGAGGCCCCGCTCTGCCATCCCTCCGTGATGATCCGGCGCGACGCGCTCGAGCAGGTCGGCGGGTATCGCGACACCGAGTGGGCCGAGGACTACGACCTCTGGATGCGCCTCGACGCGGCCGGTTGGTCGCTCGCGAAGATCGAGCGCGACGTGCTGCGCTGGAGAGAGCGCGAAGGTCGCCTGACGTTCACGGATCCTCGTTATTCGCTCGAGCGGCACCGCGCGCTCAAAGCGCGATTCCTCGCGCCGAAGCTCGCCCACATCGCGCGCGGCCGCGCGCTCACGTGCTGGGGCGCGGGACCCACGGGGCGCCGCTTCGCCCGCGCGCTCGAGCAGGAGGGCGTGCGCTTCTCCCGATTCGTCGACATCGATCCGCGCAAGATCGGGCGCATCGCGCGAGGCGCGCCGATCGTCGGTCCCGACGTGATCGATCGGGCGCGCGAGCTGATCGTCGTCGCGGTCGGCGCGGAGGGCGCGAGGGCGCTGATCCGCGCCGAATTGACGTCGCGCGGGTGGATCGAAGGAGACGAGTTCGTCTGCGCGGCGTGA
- the smpB gene encoding SsrA-binding protein SmpB produces MKNAKKGAAPGEKLVARNPKATQRYELEERLEAGLVLTGSEVKSLRAGRADLEAAFARIENGQVYLHNLYIPPYGPATAFGHDPRRTRKLLLHAGEIEKWSGRITTKGYTLVPVRLYFKGSWVKVELGLGKGKKQGDEREKLKREVDLKEARAAIKGAKAR; encoded by the coding sequence GTGAAGAACGCGAAGAAGGGTGCCGCGCCCGGCGAGAAGCTCGTCGCGCGCAACCCGAAGGCGACCCAACGCTACGAGCTCGAGGAGCGCCTCGAAGCGGGCCTCGTGCTCACCGGCTCCGAGGTGAAGAGCCTGCGTGCGGGTCGCGCCGATCTCGAGGCCGCGTTCGCGCGTATCGAGAACGGGCAGGTGTACCTGCACAACCTGTACATCCCGCCGTACGGGCCCGCGACCGCGTTCGGCCACGATCCCCGGCGCACCCGCAAGCTGCTGCTGCACGCGGGCGAGATCGAGAAGTGGTCGGGCCGGATCACGACCAAGGGCTACACGCTCGTCCCGGTGCGCCTCTACTTCAAGGGCAGCTGGGTCAAGGTCGAGCTCGGGCTCGGCAAGGGCAAGAAGCAGGGCGACGAGCGCGAGAAGCTCAAGCGCGAGGTCGACCTCAAGGAAGCGCGCGCCGCGATCAAGGGAGCGAAGGCGCGATGA
- the thrC gene encoding threonine synthase has protein sequence MGYEARFRCVAGCAGTYPLDQVIYRCPSCGELLEVAHDLEALRDRSAAAWMRLFDERWMSTRWPYGSGVWGKKEWVAPGVRDECVVSMAEGGSNLFWAERYGSSLGVGDLWLKLCGNSHTGSFKDLGMTVLVSVVRQMITDGKPIRAIACASTGDTSAALAAYCAAAGIRAVVLLPKGKISTAQLVQPLANGALVLALDTDFDGCMALVQKLADEPGVYLANSMNSLRLEGQKTVALEMVQQFDWQVPDWVIIPGGNLGNVSALGAGFEMMMTLGLITKRPRICVAQAQAANPLYRAYKQGWDSFEAMTAEPTEASAIRIGNPVSVRRAIRTLKAFDGVVEQASEEELSEAAAAADRTGTYACPHTGVALAALEKLVARREIKKGDRAVVISTANGLKFTDFKVRYHEGRIPGTSGRGRNVPVELPPDYEAVKRAVLSDLDRSAK, from the coding sequence ATGGGCTACGAAGCGCGGTTCCGCTGTGTCGCCGGTTGCGCGGGCACCTATCCGCTCGATCAGGTCATCTATCGCTGCCCGAGCTGCGGCGAGCTGCTCGAGGTCGCGCACGACCTCGAGGCGCTGCGCGATCGCAGCGCGGCCGCGTGGATGCGGCTCTTCGACGAGCGCTGGATGAGCACGCGCTGGCCCTACGGCAGCGGCGTCTGGGGCAAGAAGGAGTGGGTCGCGCCCGGCGTGCGCGACGAGTGCGTCGTCTCGATGGCCGAGGGCGGCAGCAACCTCTTCTGGGCCGAGCGCTACGGGAGCTCGCTGGGCGTCGGCGACCTCTGGCTCAAGCTCTGCGGCAACAGCCACACCGGGTCGTTCAAGGACCTCGGCATGACGGTGCTCGTCAGCGTCGTGCGGCAGATGATCACCGACGGAAAGCCGATCCGCGCGATCGCGTGCGCGTCGACCGGCGACACCTCGGCCGCGCTCGCCGCGTACTGCGCAGCCGCGGGGATCCGCGCCGTGGTGCTGCTGCCCAAGGGGAAGATCTCGACCGCGCAGCTCGTGCAGCCGCTCGCGAACGGCGCGCTCGTGCTCGCGCTCGACACCGACTTCGACGGGTGCATGGCGCTCGTGCAGAAGCTCGCGGACGAGCCCGGGGTGTACCTCGCGAACTCGATGAACTCGCTGCGCCTCGAGGGCCAGAAGACGGTCGCGCTCGAGATGGTGCAGCAGTTCGACTGGCAGGTGCCGGACTGGGTGATCATCCCCGGCGGCAACCTCGGGAACGTGTCGGCGCTCGGCGCGGGGTTCGAGATGATGATGACCCTCGGGCTCATCACGAAGCGGCCGCGCATCTGCGTCGCGCAGGCGCAGGCCGCGAACCCGCTCTACCGCGCGTACAAGCAGGGCTGGGACTCGTTCGAGGCGATGACCGCCGAGCCCACCGAGGCGAGCGCGATCCGCATCGGCAACCCGGTGTCGGTGCGTCGCGCGATCCGCACGCTCAAGGCGTTCGACGGAGTGGTCGAGCAGGCGAGCGAAGAAGAGCTCTCCGAGGCGGCCGCGGCCGCGGATCGCACCGGCACGTACGCGTGCCCGCACACCGGCGTCGCGCTCGCCGCGCTCGAGAAGCTCGTCGCGCGCCGCGAGATCAAGAAGGGCGATCGCGCAGTCGTGATCTCCACCGCGAACGGCCTGAAGTTCACCGACTTCAAGGTGCGCTACCACGAGGGCCGCATCCCCGGCACGAGCGGGCGCGGGCGCAACGTGCCCGTCGAGCTCCCGCCCGACTACGAGGCCGTGAAGCGCGCGGTGCTGAGCGACCTCGACCGCAGCGCGAAGTGA
- a CDS encoding ComF family protein, with the protein MLDVAWNGLLDLLAPRTCPGCDLDLPPGVNALCGACDVLIERLTPDRGANAAYEFGGPMADALRRLKYARRTDHVAALGALLADACAPFAGRIDAVVPIPLHPKRLRERGFNQAALLAAPVASRLGVPLDAGALRRTRDTPAQAGLGAADRANNVRGCFVARIRGSRRRVLVIDDVRTTGATFADAARALREAGALEVHVIALAGADR; encoded by the coding sequence ATGCTCGACGTCGCGTGGAACGGTCTGCTCGATCTGCTCGCACCGCGGACGTGCCCGGGGTGCGATCTCGATCTCCCTCCGGGCGTGAACGCGTTGTGTGGCGCGTGCGACGTGCTGATCGAGCGCCTCACGCCCGATCGCGGCGCCAACGCGGCGTACGAGTTCGGCGGCCCGATGGCCGATGCGCTGCGCCGGCTCAAGTACGCGCGGCGCACCGATCACGTCGCCGCGCTCGGCGCGCTCCTCGCGGATGCGTGCGCGCCGTTCGCGGGACGCATCGACGCCGTCGTGCCGATCCCGCTGCACCCGAAGCGCCTGCGCGAGCGCGGCTTCAACCAAGCGGCGCTCCTCGCCGCGCCGGTCGCGTCACGGCTCGGCGTCCCGCTCGACGCCGGCGCGCTCCGGAGGACGCGCGACACGCCCGCCCAAGCGGGGCTCGGCGCTGCGGATCGCGCGAACAACGTGCGCGGCTGCTTCGTCGCGCGTATTCGCGGGTCACGACGCCGCGTGCTCGTGATCGACGACGTGCGCACCACGGGCGCGACCTTCGCCGACGCGGCACGCGCGCTCCGCGAAGCGGGCGCGCTGGAGGTGCACGTCATCGCGCTCGCGGGCGCGGATCGCTGA